From Anopheles coluzzii chromosome 3, AcolN3, whole genome shotgun sequence, the proteins below share one genomic window:
- the LOC120956922 gene encoding transferrin-like translates to MGQVYRLPVLLLLVAFGGFAAGQQQERVCAVARYTAECEQLQRGASEVVCVHVQDSVECAQRIRNGTADFGVFSAESVLLTASLDWEGLTVIKELRNAERTRETVDFQTAVVVRSRHTGGLDGLRGLRYCHPGLHYSRTQRWTERVLKHFERLVAPPKCEDFHTVTEIETAAVANFFGASCRPGVWSQLPKEDSDLKEKYSNLCSLCPNVSSCSYDGYANGQQSALQCLERDGDVVYASVLEIQRFFTDRSSIASDFSYLCPDGTLQPVSGPACTWLAQPWGTVIASATKAVQIAARMDVWLRNSLTSGAPWETAIIDILTRHNTDRIAAASSIQSPVDYMRPHRPMPIPADICQSTARWCTTSLEEQDKCDVLAKAGLTSGVYPLLQCNNPTTNRINCLREISADRADFAGIDSNYGYLARQSNLAAALYQETEKEKYSSVVVLTKEGKGHDRFEKLRNAKACFPEFGGIASIAFVNVGRSRGIFDRNECDYGHLMSEFFSESCAPGSRDDLHDPTGEHAENLCALCRYAEKPTPRELGTYQAADDDGLYTDSPLEDDAEEPPVEGIDPALRQNDGIGGSIDRNVLCAAAETNRYYGTRGALRCLQEAGEVAIIEAQNLAEHAQFLAMNASDYRVLCRNGTLAAYTGFNVDEECYLTTIVDGEIVVRRQWEQSDNIVHLLTSLDVYLQNDPDFRMYNIFAGQRNLLFEDSALGLVSPQHNELGTSVKNYIRLFENIEDCQNAAPSTTLAPGGTGGRAAIVTVNLLLTIILAGIIAWRL, encoded by the exons aGCGCGTCTGTGCCGTGGCGCGCTACACGGCCGAATGTGAGCAGCTGCAGCGCGGCGCCTCGGAGGTAGTGTGCGTCCACGTGCAGGACAGTGTCGAGTGCGCTCAGCGCATCCGCAATGGAACGGCCGACTTTGGCGTGTTCAGTGCGGAGAGTGTGCTGCTCACGGCCAGCCTCGACTGGGAAGGGCTGACCGTCATCAAGGAGCTGCGCAATGCCGAGCGAACGCGCGAAACCGTCGACTTCCAGACGGCTGTGGTAGTGCGCAGTCGCCATACTGGGGGGCTTGATGGGCTGCGCGGTCTGCGCTACTGCCATCCGGGCTTGCACTACAGCCGCACGCAGCGCTGGACCGAGCGGGTGCTGAAGCACTTTGAGCGGCTGGTCGCACCGCCGAAGTGCGAGGACTTCCACACCGTCACCGAGATTGAGACGGCTGCCGTGGCGAACTTTTTCGGTGCCTCCTGCCGGCCGGGCGTCTGGTCGCAGCTACCGAAGGAAGACTCGGACCTGA AGGAAAAATACTCGAATCTCTGCTCGCTCTGCCCGAACGTGTCGTCCTGCTCGTACGATGGGTACGCCAACGGGCAACAGTCCGCCCTGCAGTGTCTCGAGCGCGATGGCGACGTGGTGTACGCGTCCGTGCTCGAGATCCAACGCTTCTTCACCGATCGGAGCTCGATCGCGAGCGATTTCTCCTACCTCTGCCCGGACGGTACGCTGCAGCCGGTCAGTGGGCCGGCCTGCACCTGGCTAGCCCAGCCCTGGGGCACCGTTATAGCGTCCGCGACCAAAGCCGTCCAGATAGCGGCCCGCATGGACGTTTGGCTGCGCAACTCGCTCACCTCGGGCGCACCGTGGGAAACGGCCATCATCGACATCCTGACCCGGCACAATACGGACCGGATTGCGGCGGCGTCCTCGATCCAGTCGCCGGTCGATTATATGCGGCCGCACCGGCCAATGCCGATACCGGCCGACATCTGCCAGTCGACGGCCCGCTGGTGCACGACCTCGCTGGAGGAGCAGGACAAGTGTGACGTGCTGGCGAAGGCCGGCCTAACGTCCGGCGTGTATCCGCTGCTGCAGTGCAACAATCCTACCACGAACCGGATCAACTGCCTGCGGGAAATATCGGCCGACCGGGCGGACTTTGCCGGCATCGATTCGAACTATGGCTATCTGGCCCGCCAGTCCAACCTTGCAGCGGCGCTATACCAGGAGACGGAGAAGGAGAAGTACTcctcggtggtggtgctgacgAAGGAGGGCAAGGGGCACGATCGGTTCGAGAAGTTGCGCAACGCGAAGGCTTGCTTCCCGGAGTTTGGTGGCATTG CTTCGATCGCATTCGTCAATGTGGGTCGTTCGCGTGGAATTTTCGATCGCAACGAGTGCGACTACGGCCACCTGATGAGCGAGTTCTTCTCCGAGTCGTGCGCTCCCGGGTCGCGCGATGACCTGCACGATCCTACCGGCGAGCACGCGGAAAACCTTTGCGCACTGTGCCGGTACGCCGAGAAGCCGACGCCGCGCGAACTCGGCACCTATCAGGCCGCCGATGACGACGGCCTTTACACGGACAGCCCGCTGGAAGACGACGCCGAGGAACCACCGGTCGAGGGCATTGATCCAGCGCTACGCCAGAACGACGGCATCGGTGGTTCGATCGACCGGAACGTCCTGTGTGCGGCGGCCGAAACGAACCGTTACTATGGTACGCGCGGCGCACTGCGCTGCCTGCAGGAGGCCGGCGAGGTGGCCATCATCGAGGCGCAGAACCTGGCCGAACATGCCCAGTTCCTGGCGATGAACGCGAGCGACTACCGGGTGCTGTGCCGGAACGGTACGCTGGCCGCCTACACCGGCTTCAACGTGGACGAGGAGTGCTACCTGACCACGATCGTCGACGGGGAAATTGTGGTGCGCCGCCAGTGGGAACAGTCGGACAACATCGTGCATCTGCTGACCTCGCTCGACGTGTACCTGCAGAACGATCCCGACTTCCGGATGTACAACATTTTCGCCGGCCAGCGCAACCTGCTGTTCGAGGATTCGGCGCTCGGGCTGGTTTCGCCCCAGCACAACGAGCTCGGCACGTCGGTGAAGAACTACATCCGGCTGTTCGAAAACATCGAGGACTGCCAGAATGCGGCCCCGTCGACGACGCTGGCGCCGGGCGGTACCGGTGGCCGGGCGGCGATTGTCACGGTCAACCTGCTGCTTACCATCATTCTGGCGGGCATCATTGCCTGGCGGTTGTAA
- the LOC120957521 gene encoding uncharacterized protein LOC120957521 — MATAVNPATLDKLLHPIQEIRVRSLHDIENTLKRALWDDADIGAVASPLFKNLIRWFGHVPIIKQVTVLELMSLLLESKYGKDILSFFTPMRIVKELMKIRCLIGSNLEYDELVVKIIKQVERLKSTPSASATSSSSIDLLESVASSMASLKLDRIDPLANGSAGDGESMEEEEATGTEGGRKRKRRTVIDAYAARWKGDPSLYAECWEVPEPSVESVLDRLNESLFEGEPGDENFQRALNYAIPYMRSYPPEFFLQPPYIGLSLLHLIQSGRLGARKGYGMMLALLISFRKRMRQRMLTVTYIKPADGETDGRRPTHGRRRPQISIGAFVYELFQLCIEQLKGLSGDGDRLATNMMLIVLSQTTSFLMTEHFCDQQKIPAHRFGELCGELGRLVRHYRQEWEVDGKRTFARTRYRIALQIMADFVRLWQKEPDAVDGGADETMAGGRTGTIQYKFVDMKVSSTAHRQALERSDGVWREECQLALYDYPLGIACPELYEHLGAHVEKKNELMLVTLTRLREKLVPAVQLLQDGSGSGKNCTERQLLLGWEAISTLGLHRSVEMVRCLLKAVESWASSVTEDEPLWDVIESITVRLLAHGDEEIRSVAYELCANMMKDFIGHLDEGAILSRRSLFSSSAPKLRAMGMPLSLQIITEITCFGYTSKNSKIHQCAETMLLFLCNSKAFLREKWADVEEILLQITPLLQTVAVGREESKLRKAVLNMFHPDFGLPWLDILQGNLRLLFHLESAVREEALTRVLFLLSSVEESEKLAPRIEHISDTVPNGVCLLSFPYDIRRQQVANVYEVSAVKPLLDALEQEEGDPTLRRSALTQLNVMADDPALCELIHNASGWVLVMKALYNSLLADPVLDYPDAALPAVGILTKLCFSNTTFRRFLGSNTNAYQLIVRALLAHHHMPVFRVECCALLYLLLFADCSTGNGALLSLPAVCAASAFKLPFVSCFHWQASPFREYGSEMEQLLERMLLQDGPGGDMMLLGAALANGCAEEGSSACSVRPSVVGVEYAKRYLRFTFADLWFGGLENILKTTATTVKRAGAGNGVAVAEDDQHPLVYRGANKKAMEFSAALRLTRQDIRWLKMIDFPAIFRKSMRRLASAKAHTDVYGGLATLEANLSFPLKNTICQQDVIISTLKRYIHTPPVSVADQEMLVEVFNVIGIMLHLNFRMLRDWLFTVLAAEDNFFLRLLRSNDCIEPLFTRNANLIWGLLQLYDGTKDPATAMENAATKKEKQQQQAGGTNDWDVRVFRAVLEQLDVCLKKCNLSRIMSLLELVEMMTGLLDDVWRVDVGEVIPKLLQCVRQVGSTSYTGSVIVRSCLMATAHLLERTSPEQLRFEWQAKHLKTVSTQCGNSCTFVRSFAWNILTKVARTPAGAAAIVQECAYLPGGIHASCLSTILDDGEACLVRESAVGLFVILLSHTEADGSLQPAVLPMDGAASMRRAASTAAGSAGTTPKGGGSFDVILELLAKQQFFEAARHTLAGYTCMEFLLEDVNPSEPGAIISADVVRAFAVLFRALVELDPAGFGELIGEKGCLQWLLDCVEQQAMLPNRAVCLMVGDVCQLLQRCLDEPNRERVCSLLAGHQNFIESVIYMLNPWLYGKLTQPVMEQTLCYIMRFLCALVVTPTGKQQIHHEFGHQDVKPIAKMIELGISHESKTFQIMCLKFLCMMMHTSDERPSPTAEYPTFLIQFEQMDMYADAGDAAKCWKPSLDRDYSEAEDDTENTNPNRPAANAAAEQDKQPEPKPDAEQQDGTLRSGSAVIFSALMQQFESFCNRDQLVAGGITTSSYKRTVYSTLQTMLHFSIESCRVAWRNDLLTVIFDWFDAIHEGLIGRLTYAEFVRKYGDVKKLSVMAELKELASVLGTWFSVPDEPCQLEPAQIDRLCQMVLQYWPWFGNHGVLQMEFLQVLAFLSECRIAVCKALVATYPGHPHSIMKLLIVAATGETAKVKGPKYDLNLLRVSLRLLKNCCCCQEGRSMIGKLNVFGNISKLHPSVTKLQKPWLEVTQLWLEFYEVYTRYVDVSEVRHLTVLGALIRKSDIDVRLLSLAIVRNLTFVPNNRAALLASADYMFILQNALQRTSCRTEVLMAAVAVWKMIANNQRGKAAIKSSPLVRLIEGQVKHYSMTPEGNDKNELWCVLMTVYHILNA, encoded by the exons ATGGCCACCGCGGTTAATCCTGCCACGTTGGATAAACTGC TGCATCCGATACAGGAAATACGCGTCCGGTCCCTGCACGACATCGAGAACACGCTGAAGCGCGCACTGTGGGACGATGCGGACATTGGGGCGGTGGCGTCGCCACTGTTCAAGAATTTGATACGCTGGTTCGGGCATGTGCCGATCATCAAGCAAGTGACCGTGCTGGAGCTGATGTCACTGCTGCTGGAG AGCAAGTATGGGAAAGATATTTTAAGCTTCTTCACGCCGATGCGCATCGTCAAGGAGCTGATGAAGATCCGCTGCCTGATCGGGTCGAACCTGGAGTATGACGAGCTGGTGGTGAAAATTATCAAGCAGGTGGAGCGGCTCAAATCGACGCCCTCGGCGTCCGCCACATCGTCCTCCAGCATCGATCTGCTGGAGAGTGTCGCTAGCAGCATGGCCAGCCTGAAGCTGGACCGGATCGACCCGCTAGCGAATGGCAGTGCCGGGGACGGCGAATcgatggaggaggaggaggccaCCGGAACCGAGGGCGGCCGGAAGCGCAAGCGACGCACGGTGATCGATGCGTACGCGGCACGCTGGAAGGGCGACCCGTCGCTCTACGCCGAATGCTGGGAGGTGCCGGAACCGTCCGTGGAGAGTGTGCTGGACCGGCTGAACGAATCGCTGTTCGAGGGCGAACCGGGCGACGAGAACTTCCAGCGCGCTCTCAACTACGCCATCCCGTACATGCGCAGCTACCCGCCGGAGTTCTTCCTGCAGCCGCCGTACATCGGGCTGTCTCTGCTGCACCTCATACAGAGCGGACGGCTCGGTGCCCGCAAGGGGTACGGCATGATGCTCGCGCTGCTCATCTCGTTCCGCAAGCGGATGCGCCAGCGGATGCTGACGGTTACGTACATCAAGCCGGCGGACGGTGAGACCGATGGTCGCCGCCCCACGCACGGCCGCCGCCGGCCGCAGATCTCCATCGGTGCGTTCGTGTACGAGCTGTTCCAGCTGTGCATCGAGCAGCTGAAAGGACTGTCGGGCGATGGGGACCGGCTCGCCACCAACATGATGCTGATCGTGCTCAGCCAGACGACCTCGTTCCTAATGACGGAACACTTTTGCGACCAGCAGAAGATACCGGCCCACCGGTTCGGCGAGCTGTGCGGCGAGCTCGGCCGGCTGGTGCGCCACTACCGGCAGGAGTGGGAAGTGGACGGGAAGCGAACGTTCGCCCGCACCCGCTACCGGATAGCGCTGCAAATCATGGCCGACTTTGTGCGGCTGTGGCAGAAGGAGCCGGACGCGGTCGACGGCGGGGCGGACGAGACGATGGCCGGTGGACGCACCGGCACGATCCAGTACAAGTTCGTCGACATGAAGGTCAGCTCGACGGCGCACCGGCAGGCGCTGGAGCGGTCGGACGGGGTGTGGCGCGAGGAGTGCCAGCTCGCCCTGTACGACTATCCGCTCGGCATTGCCTGCCCGGAGCTGTACGAGCATCTGGGGGCGCACGTGGAGAAGAAGAACGAGCTGATGCTGGTGACGCTGACGCGgctgcgggagaagctggtgCCGGCGGTCCAGCTGCTGCAGGACGGCTCCGGATCGGGGAAGAACTGCACCGAgcggcagctgctgctcgggTGGGAAGCGATCAGCACGCTCGGCTTGCACCGGTCGGTCGAGATGGTCCGGTGTCTGCTGAAAGCGGTCGAAAG CTGGGCCAGTTCCGTTACAGAGGATGAACCGCTGTGGGACGTCATTGAGTCGATAACGGTGCGACTGCTCGCTCACGGAGACGAAGAGATTCGAAG TGTGGCCTACGAGTTGTGCGCTAACATGATGAAAGATTTCATTGGCCATCTGGACGAGGGGGCCATCCTTTCCCGCCGCAGCCTGTTCTCCAGCTCGGCTCCCAAGCTGCGCGCTATGGGTATGCCACTCTCGCTGCAGATCATCACGGAAATCACGTGCTTTGGGTACACCAGCAAAAACAGCAAG ATTCACCAATGCGCGGAAACGATGCTGCTGTTCCTGTGCAACTCGAAAGCCTTCCTGCGCGAAAAGTGGGCCGACGTGGAGGAGATTCTGCTGCAGATCACGCCGCTGCTGCAGACGGTGGCCGTCGGGCGGGAGGAGTCGAAGCTGCGCAAAGCCGTCCTCAACATGTTCCATCCCGACTTCGGGCTGCCGTGGCTGGACATACTGCAGGGCAACCTGCGGCTGCTGTTCCACCTGGAGAGTGCGGTGCGGGAGGAGGCGCTGACGCGCGTCCTGTTTCTGCTGAGCTCGGTCGAGGAGAGCGAAAAGCTGGCGCCGCGCATCGAACACATCAGCGACACGGTACCGAACGGCGTGTGTCTGCTCTCCTTCCCGTACGACATACGGCGGCAGCAGGTCGCGAACGTGTACGAGGTGAGCGCGGTCAAGCCGCTGCTGGACGCGCTCGAGCAGGAGGAGGGCGACCCGACGCTGCGCCGCAGCGCCCTCACGCAGCTGAACGTGATGGCGGACGATCCGGCACTGTGCGAGCTGATACACAACGCGTCCGGCTGGGTGCTGGTGATGAAGGCGCTGTACAACTCGCTGCTGGCCGACCCGGTGCTGGACTACCCGGACGCGGCCCTTCCGGCGGTCGGCATCCTGACGAAGCTGTGCTTCAGCAACACCACCTTCCGGCGCTTTCTCGGCTCGAACACGAACGCGTACCAGCTGATCGTGCGCGCGCTGCTGGCACACCACCACATGCCGGTGTTTCGGGTGGAGTGCTGCGCCCTGCTCTacctgctgctgtttgccgaCTGTTCCACCGGCAACGGGGCGCTGCTGTCGCTGCCGGCGGTCTGCGCGGCGTCCGCGTTCAAGCTGCCGTTCGTGTCGTGCTTCCACTGGCAGGCGAGCCCGTTCCGCGAGTACGGCAGCGAAATGGAGCAGCTGCTCGAGCGGATGCTGCTGCAGGACGGGCCCGGTGGCGACATGATGCTGCTGGGCGCTGCGCTCGCCAATGGGTGCGCCGAGGAGGGCAGCAGTGCCTgctccgtccgtccgtcggTGGTCGGGGTGGAGTACGCGAAGCGCTACCTTCGCTTCACGTTTGCCGATCTGTGGTTCGGCGGGCTGGAGAACATACTGAAAACGACGGCCACCACCGTGAAGCGTGCTGGTGCGGGTAACGGCGTGGCGGTGGCGGAAGACGACCAGCACCCGCTCGTGTACCGGGGCGCAAACAAAAAGGCGATGGAGTTCAGTGCGGCCCTGCGGCTAACCAGGCAGGACATCCGCTGGCTGAAGATGATCGACTTTCCGGCCATCTTCCGCAAGAGCATGCGCCGGCTCGCGTCGGCCAAAGCGCACACGGACGTGTACGGTGGGCTGGCGACGCTCGAGGCGAACCTGAGCTTTCCGCTCAAGAACACGATCTGCCAGCAGGACGTGATCATCAGCACGCTGAAGCGCTACATCCACACGCCGCCGGTGTCGGTCGCGGACCAGGAGATGCTGGTCGAGGTGTTCAACGTGATTGGCATCATGCTGCACCTTAACTTCCGGATGCTGCGCGACTGGCTGTTCACcgtgctggcggcggaagACAATTTCTTCCTGCGGTTGCTGCGCTCGAACGACTGCATCGAGCCGCTGTTTACGCGCAATGCTAACCTGATCTGGGGGCTGCTGCAGCTGTACGACGGTACGAAGGATCCGGCAACGGCAATGGAAAACGCCGCGacgaagaaggaaaagcaacagcagcaggctgGTGGCACGAACGATTGGGATGTGCGGGTGTTCCGGGCAGTGCTGGAACAGCTGGACGTGTGCCTGAAGAAGTGCAACCTGTCGCGCATAATGTCGCTGCTGGAGCTGGTGGAGATGATGACCGGGCTGCTGGACGACGTGTGGCGCGTTGACGTCGGCGAGGTGATCCCGAAGCTGCTGCAGTGCGTGCGCCAGGTCGGCTCGACGAGCTACACCGGCTCGGTGATCGTGCGCTCGTGCCTGATGGCGACGGCCCATCTGCTCGAGCGCACGTCGCCCGAACAGCTCCGGTTCGAGTGGCAAGCGAAACATCTGAAAACGGTTTCGACGCAGTGCGGCAACAGCTGCACGTTCGTGCGCTCGTTCGCGTGGAACATCCTGACGAAGGTGGCCCGCACGCCGGCCGGCGCGGCAGCGATCGTGCAGGAGTGTGCCTACCTGCCCGGGGGCATACACGCGAGCTGCCTCAGCACGATACTGGACGATGGCGAGGCGTGCCTGGTGCGCGAGTCGGCGGTCGGGCTGTTCGTCATACTGCTGTCCCACACCGAGGCGGATGGGTCGCTGCAGCCCGCCGTCCTGCCGATGGACGGGGCGGCCAGCATGCGGCGGGCGGCGTCGACCGCAGCCGGCAGTGCGGGAACGACGCCGAAGGGCGGTGGTTCGTTCGATGTGATTTTGGAGCTGCTGGCGAAGCAGCAATTTTTCGAAGCGGCGCGCCACACGCTCGCTGGCTACACGTGCATGGAGTTCCTGCTGGAGGACGTCAACCCGAGCGAGCCGGGGGCGATCATTTCGGCCGACGTGGTGCGCGCGTTCGCGGTACTGTTCCGGGCGCTGGTCGAGCTGGATCCGGCCGGGTTCGGGGAGCTGATCGGCGAGAAGGGCTGCCTGCAGTGGCTGCTGGACTGTGTCGAGCAGCAGGCGATGCTGCCGAACCGGGCCGTCTGCCTGATGGTGGGCGACGTGTgccagctgctgcagcgctGCCTGGACGAGCCGAACCGGGAGCGGGTGTGCAGTCTGCTCGCCGGCCACCAGAACTTCATCGAGAGCGTCATCTACATGCTGAACCCGTGGCTGTACGGGAAGCTGACGCAGCCGGTGATGGAGCAGACGCTGTGTTACATCATGCGCTTCCTGTGCGCGCTGGTCGTCACGCCGACCGGCAAGCAGCAGATCCATCACGAGTTCGGGCACCAGGACGTcaagccgatcgcaaagatgatCGAGCTGGGCATTTCGCACGAGTCGAAAA CGTTTCAGATCATGTGCTTAAAATTCCTCTGCATGATGATGCACACCTCCGACGAGCGGCCCTCGCCGACGGCCGAATATCCGACCTTTCTGATACAGTTCGAGCAGATGGACATGTACGCCGACGCGGGCGACGCGGCCAAATGCTGGAAGCCAAGCCTCGACCGGGACTACTCCGAGGCGGAAGACGACACGGAAAACACTAACCCGAACCGGCCGGCGGCAAACGCGGCCGCCGAGCAGGACAAGCAGCCGGAGCCCAAGCCGGACGCGGAGCAGCAGGACGGCACGCTGCGCAGCGGCTCGGCGGTGATCTTCAGCGCCCTGATGCAGCAGTTCGAGTCGTTCTGCAATCGGGATCAGCTCGTCGCCGGCGGCATTACGACCAGCAGCTACAAGCGCACCGTCTACTCGACGCTGCAAACCATGCTGCACTTCTCGATCGAGTCGTGCCGGGTCGCGTGGCGCAACGATCTGCTCACCGTCATCTTCGACTGGTTCGATGCCATCCACGAGGGGCTGATCGGGCGGCTAACGTACGCCGAGTTTGTGCGCAAGTACGGCGACGTGAAGAAGCTGTCGGTGATGGCGGAGCTGAAGGAGCTGGCGAGCGTGCTTGGGACGTGGTTCAGCGTGCCGGACGAGCCGTGCCAGCTCGAACCGGCCCAAATCGACCGGCTGTGCCAGATGGTGCTGCAGTACTGGCCCTGGTTCGGCAATCACGGCGTGCTGCAGATGGAGTTCCTGCAGGTGCTCGCCTTCCTGTCCGAGTGCCGCATCGCGGTGTGCAAAGCGCTGGTCGCCACCTATCCCGGCCACCCGCACAGCATCATGAAGCTGCTGATCGTGGCGGCGACGGGCGAGACGGCCAAGGTGAAGGGGCCGAAGTACGACCTGAACCTGCTGCGGGTGTCGCTGCGGCTGCTGaagaactgctgctgctgccaggaGGGGCGCAGCATGATCGGCAAGCTGAACGTGTTCGGCAACATCAGCAAGCTGCACCCGAGCGTGACGAAGCTGCAGAAACCGTGGCTCGAGGTGACGCAGCTGTGGCTGGAGTTCTACGAGGTGTACACCCGCTACGTCGATGTCAGCGAAGTGAG ACATTTGACCGTGCTGGGTGCGTTGATACGCAAATCCGACATCGATGTAAGACTGCTCTCGCTGGCCATCGTACGGAACCTGACGTTCGTGCCGAACAACCGGGCGGCACTGTTGGCGTCGGCGGACTACATGTTTATCTTGCAGAACGCACTGCAGCGCACCTCCTGCCGGACGGAGGTCCTGATGGCAGCGGTAGCGGTGTGGAAGATGATTGCCAACAATCAGCGGGGCAAGGCAGCGATCAAAAGCAGCCCGCTAGTGCGGCTGATCGAGGGCCAGGTAAAGCACTACTCCATGACGCCGGAGGGAAACGATAAGAACGAGCTCTGGTGCGTGCTGATGACCGTCTACCATATACTGAATGCGTAA
- the LOC120955258 gene encoding UPF0598 protein CG30010, translating into MLLLRRIFSPTAQICRRVAYVQGQSPAPKIREYFYYIDHEGMLFLDDARIKNFTSCFKEKQFLEFFFKRLKLNDTDRYTDEFPFLSICGRERNFIRCDDLPIVFTHVVKIDSEDRLAYAHGYDKMSVPWQPDRICMFPDTGRVYHPAPERYGSIGLVRSKLAIELSSSFTFQNGEDRPPTHFRWKEHNYELDQDWWKETYIGKRSQQD; encoded by the exons ATGTTGCTTCTGAGAAGAATCTTTTCCCCAACGGCACAAATCTGCCGCCGGGTCGCGTACGTACAGGGCCAATCGCCGGCGCCGAAAATACGCGAATATTTCTACTACATCGATCACGAAGGAATG CTCTTCCTAGATGATGCGAGAATCAAAAACTTCACCTCCTGCTTCAAGGAGAAGCAATTTCTGGAGTTTTTCTTCAAAAGGTTAAAGCTAAACGACACGGACCGGTATACGGACGAGTTCCCGTTTCTGTCTATTTGCGGCCGGGAACGAAATTTTATCCGCTGTGACGATCTACCGATCGTGTTTACACATGTTGTGAAAATTG ATAGCGAAGATAGGTTAGCTTACGCGCACGGGTACGATAAGATGAGCGTACCGTGGCAACCCGACCGGATCTGTATGTTTCCCGACACCGGGCGGGTGTACCATCCGGCCCCGGAACGGTACGGGTCGATAGGGCTGGTCCGGTCGAAGCTTGCGATCGAGCTGAGCTCTTCGTTTACATTCCAAAATGGTGAAGATCGTCCGCCGACACACTTCCGGTGGAAGGAGCACAATTACGAGCTCGATCAGGACTGGTGGAAGGAGACGTACATCGGCAAGAGGTCGCAGCAAGACTGA